In Ananas comosus cultivar F153 linkage group 7, ASM154086v1, whole genome shotgun sequence, the sequence CAAATTTGTAAAAACACAATTATACTGCACTGAAAGATGCATACAGTAATTTTACAACACTAACAAAGCACAAATTCAACATAGCAGGACAGTCCATTAAATAATACTTAAAAAGTTACAAGCAGCTTTATTCTTCACAACACAGTACTCGCTAGCTTATCAAGACCTTCAAAGCAAAGTGGCTGCTGAAACTCACAATTACTACAAACATAAACAACAAACAGAAACATATCTTATATGCATGTTTGCTTCATGCTTACATAGAACTCACGCTCATGACGGAATCCATGTCGGAAGTTTCAGTACCGACGCTTGATATGATATACGGGTAGAGGGGATTTGTGGCAAGACCACATAATCCTTGTTTTGCAGCCACATTTTTTGCTATTCGCATGTATCCGCTTTCACCCCACTTTGTGCCCCATGAGTTTTTTATTATCCAATACTTTTTTCCCGATTCCTCACCATAACCGACTACCGCGACACCGTGAGTGACATTAGGTCCACAAGCTTCATTAAAAATACCCCCTGTGTAATGATGCCAAGGTTTGGCATTAACTCCAACGGAAACTGGTTGGTTGTTCACAGCTTTCATGAGCTCGGCTTCACTGTTTTTAGGGACAGACCTGTAACCAGTAATATAAGCTGCATGATCAGATAGCTTATTTTTGTCACATACCCCTTTAGATCCTTTATATGGATAGTTAGCCTCGGTTGTCAAGCCTTTATTTGCGACGATAAAATTGAAAGCTTTGTTACGGGAACCGCCTGCGCAAGTACCACCACCAGAACAATCTAGAACTTGTTGTTCAGATAGAGATTTTAACACTCCTTTTTTAATCTTGTAGATACTCTCAACTGTTGCTACCGCAGCGAATGCCCAACAGGAACCTAGTTTTGTATTGAGTATCACATTAGAATCATGGACTCAAGAGAGTAAGCATGTGTATGTACGTAAGCGTAGCTATATTAGCTCATTTGATAAGTTTGTTAAACAAGACTTGGTGCATCgttgatttaaatcaaacaaaatggcaagtaaagtaaaaaattgaaagttttaaaGATCTGATAATTGTCTCAAAATGAAATGTCATAATTTAGGTAAATTCCGTATGTTTTTACCAAAGATATGTTACACATAGGTGAAAAATCTTACCGCATGTTAGTTGGTTCTTGACTCCAGTTACAGCACCTTTAGTCCTCCAATCAACAGCGGCCCGCAAGGGCAAGTTTTCATACTCAAAATCCGACATGGAGGTCTCTGTAGTTGTTGGGATCTCCTCCGTTACATCTCCAATAACGTACGTATCAACAAACTCCTCGTTTGTAAGATCAGTAAACTGGGTTATGCCGAGGGTGTACGAGCGCCTGCCAACTTTGTTGAATTCCTCGATATACTTCACGTTGTCCTTGAAGATCTCATACCGCCGCTGCTTCTCCTCTGCATTCGCGTACACTCGACCGTGTTCGGACATCCACTCTTCGAACATCCTCATCGTCGGTCCATCAGTTCTAGCATtgcaagagctaaacaacaagGTGAGAGACAACAAGACAAGAAACGAACTCATAAGCAAAAATTGGAATGTGAAAGCCATAACCACAATGCGTGCAACTAGAAATCAAAACTTTTTGCTTGTGAGGTTGAGGTCTCAAAGTTAGGctcatatgaatatatatatatatatatagagggagagatagagagaggttTGGCGAAGGCAGTGTGATCGAGAGCTAACATCTCTTTTACTACTGCATCGTTTCTGACAGCAGAGTATCCGAATTGACAATTGACATCcatcgttaaatttgatctagactATTCGAGCCTCTTAGCTGGCTATTCGAGCAGTCTCAAAGTTGATTATTCTTAACGACTACTATAAAGTAAATTTGAAATCACTTAATCACTTactaaatgatgttgaaaaattatagaatttgagtctataaaatttaaatagtctaAGATCATATTTGATAGTATCAATGGTACTTTGATACAGATGCTCCTCACATGAAATGATCTGGAAGTAAATGTCTCCAAGAATGCTttactctctatatatatatcttatttagttttcttttttgcataCTTGCGTAAGCTTTTGCTGAGGAATTAATAGGATATGTTGGTAAAATCCAATTAGATACTTTCACTGTAGAATTCTAATAACCGATATTAGAGATGTTACtaattgatatcagagcagtTTGCAGAACGGAATTCTAATAATTGATATTATAGAGTTTATTAATTGATATCAGAGTAGTTTATGGAACAGTACCATTGTCTGTGCACACCAAATGAGAACTTAGTTATGACTAATTGATTATGCTTTATCTATAGAGAATGATAGATGACGGTCATATTTTACTACGGAGAATGACAAATAATAATCATATATTTATGACACAGAAAAGCAAATAAATCAGTACtgttagatatgtctcgaattctagaaCCGCAAGGTTTTCTAATcctattctgttttgattatccCATTAAATTAAGGTTAAATTATGtctaatctaattaaaatatttctaatcttaGTTGATTTGTATTCCTAATCGTATTAGGATTTAGCTACTATTACAAATATACTCTTTATTCTATTGATTTAGTGTGGCGAATGAAGAGATTATGAGTatatttttgggattagggCATATTTTATACACTACTTTAATTATAGTGACAATCTCTGCTCCGTCTTTGTCCATGGATGTAGACCGGTAGCCGAACTACGTAAATATTgcgtgctttatttttcttctcttttttctcggATCCTTTTGATATTTTCGCacccgacgaactagatcttttcaGTTTTTGTcataacaaatatttttctctattttttttttgagagaaaaagataatatcTTAAGCTATACTCCTGTATACAAACTAAAATTAACTCTTAAATATTTCGAGATGGAGGGTAGcaatacattttttaaaaaaaagggtgacCGGCTCTTGTTGCCATCGATACCGGTCATTAGGTTCTGATGGTAGAGATTCTTTTCTCATTACGTGAAGTTAGCACCGAAGACTTTTTAATAATTTTCCATCTTCGTAATGTCCTATTTTTGTAAATCCAGAACATTCCGCTTTCTCCATTCTCATCCTCCCAATATcccattttttaaattaaatttagatttataatccaaagttaatttttaaacataaaaactttatgtttaaatggttaataaaatttatttttttaattataatataaattaaaatccaaatttaaattttaaatttgattaatatttttgaactttaatgctATTTTCActttcaaataaataatttgaatttaatttaaaaataaaaaccttttatttaaataaataataaaagttgggATAATAAGTACAATATaacttacaatttaaaatagattaatatatatatttgaactttcatgttattttaatattgaattaacaatttgaattgaaatgcaCTActcatttaaatataattttttttctttctaaaaattaaaattaaatttgaatttaatgtatataattataaagtttaaactcaaattaaattataaactcTATGAAGTTttgttacttatcaaattagccaCTATTTAATATGgtaagtaataaaattaaataaggaaataaagatttatttgatattattaaatttggtaatTGGTTAGTATTGATTTctcaatattatttttactatcgATCTTGATTAGAAACCTGTTGAGCAGGTTCCTACCGGATAAAAGTCAATTTTAACATTATGAACGTCTAGATTTAAATGAGAAGGTGTATTAAAGTATTTCTTAATATCTTATCCAGTTTCGTACTTAGAATCTTTATGTACCAATTATCAAATCTATTTTCGCTTACACTAGAGGTGTCTATCACAAATTTGTCAATGTATGGGCCCGTTTATCTAACACTCCTTGTCGTGAATCCGGCCAGTTAATGAGCATTTCTTACTTAGCATATTATCAGTTGTTCctcaaactcttttttttttttttttttttttttttttgagagatagagaaAGGTAACATGTTAtgcgcttcgtttattttattcagaaataaatttagctgaaaatgtaaatcaattaaaattcgaacttgagatatCGTTGAGTAtcaataatcaaattatttgccacttgcgctagaaacgGTGATGACGAAACATCCCTTATAGCCATAAATAGATAACAAAATATACACATGGACGACTATTTTCACTCGCGAGTCCGCTAGCGATTATTTCAGAGCCCATCAAATTAATCCAGCTCCACACACGCCCTTTCAGACTGTGACGGTGGTCTCATCCACTCCGCGGGGACTCAGCGAGTACATTAATTAATTGGCCACGGACTCTCAAACCCGTTTGGATCGGGGATAAAGGGTGAAATAACCCCTTATTCCCTCTTTATATccaaatgctaattttttatccgagaatagtggTCCTCGGATATCTGAAATAAGATGGTATAACTATTTctaccaacacctccatttttcatataaaactgctcgctattttttttattctatataatttatccaaacgttattttttttatccccggaaataatttaattttcatcccaacgctatttttttatccccatacttgtatttatttatataatagttaattcttatttatatccgaatCAAACGGTGCCCGAGGGAGTATATATGATGAGTCGGATTTCCTTAATAAGTAGTAAATCGGGAAGGAAAGAAATCCTAATTAGGTATATCATGAGTAACACATGATATGCCTCCCAAATATGTGCGCGCCACATTCTGGCCGGGGCAGCTGTCAGAACTCAGAACGTATATTAATTAACCTCCCAACCAAATCTAGCATTTCGGCGACCTGGCTCCTGCATTTTCTGGCCTCTCCTTTCCCAAGATGGGGTCGTAGCACTAGCAACTTCACAATTATCTTTTTCAGTTTCTACCACTTAATTAATTACAGTATGAAAAGACTCGGCGTACGGATTCATGGGTGAAAACAAATACATAACATCATAGTCAAGACAAATTAATGATCGACTGTTGCACAATATGTATCGATCTGCACCTTTCTCACGCCTGGCATAATATCTAAGTTGTGTTGCACGTTTTTGATGGGGGGACAACAACAATCAGCACACATCAATAAATAAGGGGGGCAATAATTGATGGCcaatttgcatgaaaaataCACAAGTTTTGAGTTTTTACAAAACtgaaatgcttttttttttcaattttacagattttatccgaaattttagtaaattgattaaaatattcttatattttattctctcttctttttttatctctcgttttttttttttttttttctcttcgaagaaggcggcggaggcgggaaCGGCCCGCCTCCCTTCAagccctcgccctcacccgcGCACCCCCTGCCCTCCTCGTCTCTGACTCCGTCGAGACTACGTCACGAccgccttttcttttttattttttttctctccgaccctacTCTACCACCCCGCGACTCTCTGCGATGATAGCGAAGACGGTGCCGCGTCTTCTTTCTCCgctttcttcctcctcctctaccaCCTCCGCGGCTCTCTGCGATGATAGCGAAGACGGTACCGTGTTCTCTTTCTCCGCTTTCTTCCTCCGCCTTCACTGTAACAAATTTTCTATCCGCCAAATAAACTCACCGttcccaccgccgccgccggcgtcGAAGAGAAAGCGCTTCTCGGAACCGAGAAGCACACCAGCGAGAAAAGGGAAGAACAATAGTTACACTACGGTAAGAACAGTGGCTGTGATAGAGGGCAAGGGAGAGGTCGtgaccaaaaaaatttataaaaaaaaataaaaacaatacaaaataaaaataaaaaatattttttttctatcaaaaagatcaaaaatcataaaaaaaaaaagaaaatgatgaaattgtactgttaaaataaagttatactgtttttaaaaatttttgcactattttaaataaaagttgcattctttgagacagaaattacactatttaaattaaagttgcgttctttggataaaatttatattatttttttctctcttcttcttcctcattctcttttccttttgttttctcGTATTTTTTATATGTGCATCTTGGGCCGGCAACGTGCacggtggaggcggaggagagcgCGACACACCATTGATGTAttctccgaaccaaacgggtctGGATGTATTCTCTTTACAGGACACGTCCTATTAATATGGTGGATACACCTAGTGCACTGTAGGCAATATAGAAAactataattttcaattttattaaatttatttgaaatatataatttgtgtTATATAGACTTTTCAATATTACTGAATagatttgaaatattaaattatagttttaaatgttctacTTCTTAGAATTAGAGAAAGTATAATatatcatgcatatatagaAACATTTCTTATACTCGGTGCTATATAATATGAAGGCCGTGACCGACACTTCTCGATCCCCTCTGAGATGATTCCAGTTCAGAATTCTAATAACTGATATGATTGATGTTGCCAATTGATATCAGAGTAGTTTGCAGAacgaaattctttttttcttaaaaaaaaaaatagcaagctacatgcttcattcattaagtaaaataaactAAGCGTACATAATAAAAGCAGCTAAGGCCTCTGAAGAAAGGCGAGGAAAGAGATCGAAAAAGGTGCAAAAAGATTACAAAAGCAAGAGTGGTGCGGGGAAGGTGGAAGTGTAAGTTGGAGAGCTAGCAAATTATTATCGCAGCATGTTGCAAAACGAAATTCTAATAGTCAATAGAGCTTCGTAATTGATAGCAGAGTGGTTTGCGGATTCTCAACAATACCAAGAGTGGTTTGCGGATCCTCAACAATACCAAGTGCCGCTGCACAACAACTGTGTGCTTATGGTGATGATTGGTGAAGGGGATTTAGAGTGTACCCTTAGTGAAGATGTTCGAAAAGTTTGGAAAATGGCAACTCGGGATAATCGTAATAGGAAAAAGGTGACAAGAACATATTTACTTGTAACTTGCTTGTGGGTTATATGGACTGTAAggaacaattttatttttagagggATCAATATTAAACCGTTGGTGGCAGTAAATAGGGTCAAATCACTAGCAAAGCAATGGAAGGATTTTTTAGTGGACTATCATAATTTACCTTAgccaataatttattttttttttcggatcTTGTTTGAGATGTTTATGATTCTCGGGGCCAATTACCCCACTTCTGTAGCTCAGTTCATATTCGCTATAAATAAAGCAGGTAGCAAActtacctttctctcaaaaaaaaaaatttgtgaactTAGTTATGACTAATTAGTTATACTCTATTATAGAGAATGACGTATAGTAGTCATATTTATTATAGAGAATGACATATAGTAGTCATATTTATTATACAGAAAGACTAATAGACTGGCATAATACTAATATattccacattttttttttagagagagaaaggcagGATGCATGCTATCTGGCTTCGAACTTGAGATGTTAAATACTATCCAACAAATTCTTTACCACTAGCAATAAGGATCTTTTGCTACTTGTGACAGGGTCAATCGGTCACATATTTTTCaatgtatattaattattttgttggATATATATTACATCATTGGTTTGGTCGCTAAAATTTCATTTAGAtcatcaaactttaatttttttataaatatattatattatattattagtcATTGAACTTTTGGTGAAACTTTATGTAGGTCATTGAACTTTAAATTCCTTCAATCATTATttcgtaaaaaaataaatttaaattcgagcAGTAGCTTgactgaaataaaaaataaagaaacaaatttTCACCGAAGTTCAATGATCAATGGTGTTATGCACGCAAAGTTTATTTGTAGGCTAAAGGAAGAAGCTGAGCAAAATATAATTGGATGGAGCATTAATTTTATCCTAATAGATAGACTTATTAATTTGTTCTATCATCATATTTTTCGATTGAGAAATGctatatatctatacatatatatacccaCTCATCCAAAAGCTTATGTtctattcttattatttatttttaatattaaatatttttaaagaattatGAATCTAAGATGAAAAGAATGTAACATTTATACATATCTCGTGCATTTTAATTTTCCATTACATGCACATTTGACTATATTTACTGAGTTCGGTCTCATTAACTTAACCACAATTTGCCTAAATTTATCTCAAAAACTCTCCAATAAACGAACAATTAAAGTGTACCTAAACAAACTTCAATTTGGCCAAATATTAAAACACAATTGCCCAAATATTAATTTACCatctaataaaaaattgggATAATTTAGTACTGTGAATCCTTCCTCCAACtccaaattatatagaaatttcTCTAAAACCATCAACATCAAAACTATCTTtctaatttggaaaaaaaaaatgtaaaatatccATATTTATAACGATCCATCCAAAAATTAAATGAGATTTTCAttcttaattaacttaaagaTTTGTtgctttaaaatattatagaacACAACATCTAGCTAGCTCCCGATATTCAAATGGCAAGCTtgttaaatgtaaaaatatataaacatcgtTTAATTCAAGTCCTATATCATGGGTCTTGTAAAAACTTTCGAGTCCAGACGTGAGggaaagtgttaaatataaaaatatgtgaatatcattctctaacagtttaagtttttagagtacaacggttgttttatATGATATCAGAACAGAAAATTCTGAGTTCGAGTTATGTCCGACTCCTAATATTACCAATTATCTtacttttaaagtttttagaatttAACGAGTGTTTCACAAAGCTGATACTTAGTAGTTCGGGCACTTGGCTAGCTCCTGCATTTTCTAAAACATTTTCACCCAATTCGATGTGGTAATCAATAGTGGCCTACTTACGCCTCTCCTTCTCAAGGGGGGGTCCTTAGTTTAATTTCCAGCAACTCCACAATTATATTCTTCAGTTTCCACCACTTAATAATATGCAGAGACTTCATGGATGCATGCATCAAACAAGTACGTACGGATCATCATTTTggaggcatatatatatatatatatatatatatatatatatatatatatatatgctaaattacagaaaatgtTTTTGTCAATACtcgcttttttactttccctttctgtcatttaaaaacctacattttacccccttgaaaaataagaaatatttacAGGGGGGTACACCGTGACAAAATGACTAAAATGTCCTCACCATCTTCGTCTTCTCCCCCAACTTAGTTCAGCCGTCGCCCCTCCTCTTCCACAGGGAGGAGATCGGAGTGGGCATGGATGGAGAGGCGTGCAAGGGCCGGTGGCGGAGAAGGGCGAAGGGAATGTCGGCGAGGATGAGGGCGAGGCaatggaggagggcgaggcggcgaagcggcggCAAGGTGGCGAGGTGGCGGCGAGGCGGaaggaggcgaagcaacagataagagggcggaggggtatttttagtataaaaaaatatattttaacagaaccctaacggatcattaacggtagggggtgaagtgcacatttctcatttttaaaggagacaaagtgtaggtttttaaatgaccggagaaaaaagtgaaaaaacaggTATTGACAgaaaagttttatgtaatttagctatatatatatatatatatatatatatatagagtgaggctactatgctatcggaagcacggagccttccgtgcttccagctcgtttttaatgttgtgactttcgaatcgtcgatcggctccgttaaacttgatctagagtatttgaagtagctagaaaataaattttatgattttacgatatcatttgcctagtgaacgaaggggctcaaaatcaacggctgaaaataaaaatcttacaaaatgtaataatatgatattaaaattttaaatcaaagatattgatcttgttttatatagtataaagaattttctatcaaaatttcacgtgatttggatatttctacaccgttaaacttgcaaacggctcactacggccattgaaatttgttgattttgagcccattcgatcactaggcaaatgatatcgaaaaataataaaatttattttctaggtactccaaatactctagatcaagtttaacggagccgatcgacgattcgaaagtcgcaacatcgaaaacgagctggaagcacggaaggctccgtgcttccgatagcatagtagcctcactctctctatatatatatatatatatatatatatatatatatatatgattgttgCACAATATATGTCATGTgtaatgaatgaagtaggtagctTGCTACATCTTTCTcaggaaaaaatatatgttatgtGTTGCTCGTTTTTGGTCGAATTAGGACAAAAATTAGCCATCAGCACATAGCAATAATTTTAGACGACAGGTCCacaatgttgaatataaataattatttgatcCCCTCTCGATATGCTTAACCTTCTGAAGATAactaaatagtaatttcatactATTACACACATGTACAATATGGTAatgaacattattattattttctattgttTACCACTGCACGACAAATGTGAACCCAAGCTGTGGCTAATCGTCAAATCTCCTATTTCCTGAACGACATGGATGTATTCAGTGATCTCCAACGGTGTCGGTGTGGTGCCGAAGAGTTATTAATTACAGAGAATTTTAAGAAAACTtcgattttttttaatctttctatATAAATTCATGAgattttagttttttgagtGAAAATCGTCTTGATCAAAAGCAAAGATTTAATTGGTAGCTGGACTTTAAGTGAAATTTTATGTAGTTCaccgaattttaatttattttaattattcacTGAATATTAATTTCAATCTCAATCTGATTACTTTATCATATTTcgcataattaattttttaaacaaaacagAGAAACGTACGGTTGCTAATTTAGCTACCTCATGAGTGTAAttcattcaatttttaattcattCGTAGGCTTAGGATGAAACTTAGCCGAATAAAATTAGATGGAATAGTTTACCACGGTAGAATAATAACTAGCTATTAAAATTTATGTAAACAAATTCCAATTGACCATATTATGAAACCACCATGTCCATCTATTAAATACCGTTTATTTAGTTAAAAGTTCATGTTTTTGATCTATGGAAAGTCTCAATTTTTAACTTACAAATGAACTTGTGCGTGAAAACCCAAGTTCTTTTATGTGAGAAGTACAAGCACTTCAGGGTGCGTGAAAACCCAAGTtcttattaaaatttgttgaatgTGTTGTGGTTTAAAAGTTGACAGTGACATCATATTACCACGCTTCCGATCAATCAACTGGTTCTCGGGCGAGCTCAACTACAACTCACCGGAGACCCCCCGAGAAAAAGTTGGTTCCGGCGTTCGAGAGCCTGATTGCGAAGCTCGTAAGTCTGCCGATCCCGACGGTGCCCCGTGTAAAGGGCTGCGCGTACAGCGCGGGGTTCACGCTTGCGCTCACGCTCGTGCACGACTACTTGGTGCTGTCAAATGACGCCCTGATTAGCGTGTGCCAGGACGAGCTTGTTAGCTATTTATTATTAGGCTAAAATAGGTTCAATAGTCTGTCCCATGATAATAGGTtcagaaaaataataagttGAGTGACGGTGCAGTCCACAAAAAGCCTAATAGTAAGAGGTCCAATAATAAATCCAACATTCACATGATTTAAGCCATATCGAAACCCGCGAGTGCTGTGGCTGAATTGTTAAGTACAATAGATGCGCCCTTTCTATATGATTTTGAGATAGTTGGTTAGCGCTTATGATCTGCAGAACTGGCGCGGGGCCACGAGCTGTCGCATTATGCCGCGGCACTGCTGAGGGACAAATTCCTGCCGTCGGTCGCGTGGGCCCTGGCAGCGTTGTCCCACACTACGCCCCCATAAGCGACTACATGAAGCGCTACGTAGGGTGGAGCGAAGACCAGGTGGTGGATGAACTGCTAAGGCCGTCTGCTAACAGAATCCGCAACTGCAACGGCGGCAACTACAGTAAGTTGCGGGATCGAGAGGCTAGCTGCTGGCCGATGTGTCCCGGGTGGCGAACGACGAGTGAATCAGACCCTACTAAATCAAAGGCTTGAGTTGAGAACTAGTTTAATAATATGGTGaccaaaaatattacttttacattataaacggttcaaaatttttaaaaatacttttagtctttcttttttttatgttataAAATTACAGTTGTACCAGCTATAAAAGAAACCGCGTAACCACATACTTCTCCAATGGCTATTGTAATGgtaattatataattaacatTATAGGAGAAAAGATCGTGAAcgcttttgaaattttttgacatgttatattataaaaataatagttttagtCACCATATTACTAATTAAACTAGGTCTAAATCACCCTGATCAGCTCACGAATAGTGCGAGGGCCTGGATCCGTGCATTTTTTTCGTATGCATGTATTTGTCCccagtcatatatatatatatatatatatatagtgaggctactatgctatcggaagcacggagccttccgtgcttccagcttgtttt encodes:
- the LOC109713125 gene encoding stem bromelain-like, which produces MAFTFQFLLMSSFLVLLSLTLLFSSCNARTDGPTMRMFEEWMSEHGRVYANAEEKQRRYEIFKDNVKYIEEFNKVGRRSYTLGITQFTDLTNEEFVDTYVIGDVTEEIPTTTETSMSDFEYENLPLRAAVDWRTKGAVTGVKNQLTCGSCWAFAAVATVESIYKIKKGVLKSLSEQQVLDCSGGGTCAGGSRNKAFNFIVANKGLTTEANYPYKGSKGVCDKNKLSDHAAYITGYRSVPKNSEAELMKAVNNQPVSVGVNAKPWHHYTGGIFNEACGPNVTHGVAVVGYGEESGKKYWIIKNSWGTKWGESGYMRIAKNVAAKQGLCGLATNPLYPYIISSVGTETSDMDSVMSVSSM